A window of the Burkholderia sp. 9120 genome harbors these coding sequences:
- a CDS encoding substrate-binding domain-containing protein: MRSFFLAMFTAGLLGSTVAAANVQAAELKVMSSGGFTAAYKLLGPKFTASTGNTLDTILGPSMGQSPEAIPNRLARGEPADVVIMVGYALDDLIKQGKVIPGSRVELADSRIGMAVRDGAPKPDIGSVEGLKNTLLHAKSIAYSDSASGVYIERELFKRLGIEDQVKAKAKMIPKIPVASVVANGDYEVGFQQVSELLPVAGATFVGKIPESVQSVTRYAAGIPVGAPHPQEAKALLEYLASPDAQAAVRSTGMDSVPAH, translated from the coding sequence ATGAGATCCTTCTTTCTCGCCATGTTCACCGCCGGGCTGCTGGGCAGCACCGTGGCCGCCGCCAACGTCCAGGCGGCCGAACTCAAGGTCATGAGTTCCGGCGGCTTCACCGCCGCCTACAAGCTGCTCGGTCCAAAGTTCACCGCATCGACCGGCAATACGCTCGACACGATCCTCGGACCGTCGATGGGTCAATCGCCGGAAGCCATTCCCAACCGCCTCGCACGCGGCGAACCCGCCGACGTGGTCATCATGGTCGGCTACGCGCTCGACGATCTGATCAAGCAAGGCAAGGTGATACCCGGCTCGCGTGTCGAACTGGCGGATTCGCGGATCGGCATGGCCGTGCGCGACGGTGCGCCCAAGCCGGATATCGGTTCGGTCGAGGGGCTGAAAAACACCCTGCTGCACGCAAAGTCGATTGCCTATTCGGATAGCGCGAGCGGCGTCTATATCGAGCGCGAACTCTTCAAGCGGCTGGGCATCGAGGACCAGGTGAAGGCCAAAGCGAAGATGATTCCGAAGATCCCGGTCGCGTCGGTCGTCGCCAATGGCGACTATGAAGTCGGCTTTCAGCAGGTCAGCGAGTTGCTGCCGGTGGCGGGCGCCACGTTCGTCGGCAAGATTCCGGAATCGGTGCAATCCGTCACGCGCTATGCCGCGGGTATTCCTGTCGGCGCGCCGCATCCGCAGGAAGCGAAAGCGCTGCTCGAGTATCTGGCGTCGCCGGATGCGCAGGCGGCGGTCAGGTCGACCGGCATGGATTCGGTGCCCGCGCACTGA
- a CDS encoding FAD-binding oxidoreductase: MTDNGKTNDSAPLASTLDALRAALGDDAVRVGEQIGERALTDWTRHDPTRPAALLLPRTTEDVSHALAICHAAHQPVVPQGGMTGLAGGAIARATDIALSLERLNGVEEIDAASATLTVRAGTTLQTAQEAAAEAGFELALDLGARGSCQIGGNLATNAGGNRVIQSGTARDQVLGLEVVLANGDVLTSLGKMVKNNTGYDLKHWFIGSEGTLGVITRAVLRLHPPRAARHTALVALDDYDAAVSLLRRLSTRFGNDIGAFEIMWPDFYDFGVKLTGTRSPFAESHPLYALIEHASFDAGDDGERFAAVLTEALDEGAIRDAVIAQSVADVRALWAIRECTAEFPVRLDAINFDVSLPIGGIGAFVDRCRAALDQRWPGNESYFFGHIGDSNLHVTVDGHSIPGVTHHAVYAFVYEMLGPLHGSVSAEHGIGLLKREFLPISRSPAELAAMAAIKHALDPHGILNPGKLF; this comes from the coding sequence ATGACAGATAACGGAAAGACAAACGACTCGGCGCCGCTGGCGTCGACACTCGACGCACTGCGCGCCGCGTTAGGCGACGACGCGGTCCGCGTGGGCGAGCAGATCGGCGAACGCGCATTGACCGACTGGACGCGTCACGACCCAACGCGCCCGGCAGCGTTGCTGCTGCCGCGTACTACCGAAGACGTATCGCACGCGCTGGCCATTTGCCACGCGGCGCATCAGCCGGTGGTGCCGCAGGGTGGCATGACGGGCCTCGCGGGCGGGGCGATTGCGCGGGCCACGGATATCGCGTTGTCGCTGGAACGATTGAACGGTGTCGAGGAAATCGACGCCGCGTCGGCCACGCTGACCGTGCGCGCCGGCACCACCTTGCAAACGGCTCAGGAAGCCGCGGCGGAAGCCGGCTTCGAACTCGCGCTCGATCTCGGCGCGCGCGGCTCGTGCCAGATCGGCGGCAATCTCGCGACGAATGCGGGCGGCAATCGCGTGATCCAGTCCGGCACCGCGCGCGATCAGGTGCTGGGGCTCGAGGTTGTGCTTGCCAATGGCGATGTGCTGACGTCGCTCGGCAAGATGGTGAAGAACAACACCGGCTATGACCTGAAGCACTGGTTTATCGGCTCGGAAGGCACGCTCGGTGTGATCACGCGCGCGGTGTTGCGGCTGCATCCGCCGCGCGCCGCGCGTCATACGGCGCTGGTCGCGCTCGACGATTACGACGCCGCAGTGAGCCTGCTGCGCCGTCTATCGACGCGTTTCGGCAACGACATCGGCGCGTTCGAAATCATGTGGCCGGATTTCTACGACTTTGGCGTGAAGCTGACGGGTACACGTTCGCCGTTCGCCGAGTCTCATCCGCTGTACGCGTTGATCGAGCATGCGAGTTTCGATGCCGGCGACGACGGCGAGCGTTTCGCCGCCGTGCTGACCGAAGCGCTCGATGAAGGCGCAATTCGCGATGCGGTGATCGCGCAATCGGTGGCCGACGTGCGCGCGTTATGGGCGATCCGCGAATGCACGGCGGAGTTTCCGGTGCGGCTCGACGCGATCAATTTCGATGTGAGTCTGCCGATCGGCGGCATCGGCGCGTTCGTCGACCGGTGCCGCGCCGCGCTCGATCAGCGCTGGCCCGGCAATGAATCGTATTTCTTCGGGCATATCGGCGATTCGAATCTGCATGTGACCGTCGACGGTCATTCGATTCCCGGCGTCACGCATCATGCGGTGTACGCGTTCGTCTACGAGATGCTCGGGCCGTTGCACGGCTCGGTGTCGGCGGAACACGGAATCGGTTTGCTCAAGCGCGAGTTCTTGCCGATCTCGCGCTCGCCGGCGGAGCTGGCGGCCATGGCCGCGATCAAACATGCGCTGGACCCGCACGGGATTCTGAATCCGGGCAAGCTGTTTTGA